The proteins below are encoded in one region of Hordeum vulgare subsp. vulgare chromosome 3H, MorexV3_pseudomolecules_assembly, whole genome shotgun sequence:
- the LOC123439592 gene encoding UMP-CMP kinase 1-like yields MAEVVEVHKDWIGSFPSGKKITVVFVIGGPGSGKGTQCAKIVSQFGFTHLSAGDLLREEVKSDTEQGTMIKNLMHEGKLVPSEIIVRLLLKAMLASGNDKFLIDGFPRDEENREAYEKIINIEPEFVLLIDCSREEMERRILHRNQGRDDDNMETIRQRFEVFQQSTLPVIQHYEKMGKLRRVDGTRQPDMVFEDVKVIFAQLNTQANEGSGVSRVQTNPFKRWFLDLFCGCFDMQDRRN; encoded by the exons ATGGCAGAAGTAGTAGAAGTACACAAG GATTGGATTGGGTCATTCCCCTCCGGGAAAAAGATAACTGTTGTGTTTGTCATAG GAGGGCCAGGAAGTGGCAAAGGCACTCAGTGTGCTAAGATTGTGAGCCAGTTTGGGTTTACCCATCTGAGTGCTGGCGATCTTCTTCGCGAAGAAGTTAAATCAGATACCGAGCAAGG TACGATGATCAAGAATCTCATGCATGAAGGAAAGCTTGTGCCTTCTGAGATCATCGTCAGGCTACTATTAAAGGCCATGCTTGCAAGTGGAAATGACAAGTTTCTTATTGATGGATTTCCGCGAGATGAGGAGAACCGTGAAGCGTACGAGAAGATT ATTAACATAGAACCTGAGTTCGTATTATTGATTGACTGCTCAAGGGAAGAGATGGAGCGGCGCATTCTACACCGAAATCAG GGAAGAGATGATGACAACATGGAAACCATTCGGCAGCGGTTCGAAGTTTTTCAGCAATCAACTCTGCCTGTTATTCAGCACTATGAGAAAATGGGAAAGCTTCGAAGG GTTGATGGTACCAGGCAACCAGACATGGTGTTCGAAGACGTGAAGGTCATATTCGCGCAACTAAACACTCAG GCAAACGAAGGCAGCGGCGTAAGCAGAGTGCAAACTAATCCATTCAAGCGTTGGTTTCTTGACCTATTCTGCG GCTGCTTCGATATGCAAGACAGAAGGAACTGa